A window of the Arachis duranensis cultivar V14167 chromosome 5, aradu.V14167.gnm2.J7QH, whole genome shotgun sequence genome harbors these coding sequences:
- the LOC110281702 gene encoding uncharacterized protein LOC110281702 → MCIIFQKARFYFKVSDNLAKRFLLQSLGRKWREHRIKLWNDFYDPRLSKTEITNNTPEDIAPDQLALFVEYRLKPETQTEETGIEVSRVQMWDIIHKKIYRSYVNEKAKEIAEKIKVHSSQQSMESTVNSPLDALGVVFGKEHLCRVRGLGMGVVPTVAFKNNTTRISQMNLDSSNDAGTSSTCSPNVQEELDTVKAQLQALVSYIASKEGVVMLGNNVDTKSITTIIGGLDQESEIPSPKELGSRSFGASNKEA, encoded by the exons ATGTGCATAATTTTCCAGAAG GCTCGATTTTACTTCAAAGTGAGTGATAACTTGGCCAAACGATTTTTGCTCCAATCGCTTGGCAGAAAATGGAGGGAACATAGGATAAAACTTTGGAATGATTTTTATGATCCGAGATTGAGTAAAACCGAGATCACAAATAATACACCAGAAGATATTGCTCCTGATCAATTGGCTTTATTCGTAGAATATCGTTTGAAGCCTGAAACTCAA ACAGAAGAGACGGGAATAGAAGTTAGTAGGGTTCAAATGTGGGACATCATTCACAAGAAAATATATAGAAGTTATGTTAATGAAAAGGCTAAAGAAATAGCT GAGAAGATTAAAGTACATAGTAGCCAACAATCGATGGAATCAACTGTTAATTCTCCTCTTGATGCTCTTGGAGTAGTTTTTGGGAAAGAGCACCTTTGTCGTGTTCGAGGTTTAGGTATGGGAGTTGTTCCAACAGTTGCTTTCAAGAACAATACTACAAGGATTAGTCAAATGAATTTAGATTCTTCAAATGATGCTGGCACATCATCTACTTGTAGTCCAAATGTGCAAGAAGAATTGGATACCGTTAAAGCGCAATTGCAAGCGCTAGTCTCTTATATTGCTTCTAAGGAAGGAG TTGTAATGCTTGGAAACAATGTTGATACAAAAAGTATTACAACAATAATAGGT GGATTGGATCAGGAGAGTGAGATTCCATCACCAAAAGAGTTAGGAAGTAGGTCTTTTGGAGCAAGCAACAAGGAAGCATGA